The Hemicordylus capensis ecotype Gifberg chromosome 6, rHemCap1.1.pri, whole genome shotgun sequence genome window below encodes:
- the ANKMY2 gene encoding ankyrin repeat and MYND domain-containing protein 2, whose protein sequence is MAPPRKGDLSEEEKELLEVIGKGNTEEATRLLGSKNVHVNCLDEHGMTPLMHAAYKGKIDVCRLLLRHGADVNCNEHEHGYTALMFAGLSGNKEITWLMLEAGADTDVVNSVGRTAAQMAAFVGQHDCVTVINNFFPRERLDYYTKTQGLDKEPKLPVKLAGPLHKIITTTNLHPVKIVLLVKENPLLAETEALQKCYRVLDLICEKCMKQRDMNEVLAVKMHYISCIFQKCILFLKEREDKLDGLIKSLLKGRDTDGFPVYQEKLIRECIRKFPYCEATLLQQLVRSIAPVEIGSDPTAFSVLTQAITGQVGFVEAEFCTTCGEKGAAKRCSVCKMVIYCDQSCQKMHWFTHKKTCKTLKEAHEKQELEAAKEKKQQDQEQKREEAQAAESNSTSQEQLVSESEDIKGIELKSADDRTEDAISNKEMPVSFPQTNLDDIAIEKAQKSEE, encoded by the exons ATGGCTCCCCCAAGGAAGGGGGACTTAAGCGAGGAGGaaaaggagttgctggaggtgATTGGGAAAG gaaacACAGAAGAAGCTACAAGATTACTAGGCAGCAAAAATGTCCATGTGAATTGTTTGGATGAG CATGGCATGACCCCTCTGATGCACGCAGCATACAAAGGGAAAATTGATGTGTGCAGACTGCTTCTGCGACATGGGGCTGATGTAAACTGCAATGAACATGAACACGGCTATACTGCCCTGATGTTTGCTGGGCTCTCGG GTAACAAAGAAATTACCTGGCTGATGCTAGAGGCTGGAGCAGATACAGATGTTGTCAACTCGGTGGGAAGGACAGCAGCTCAGATGGCTGCCTTTGTGG GTCAACATGACTGTGTGACTGTTATCAACAACTTTTTTCCTCGAGAGAGGCTAGACTACTATACAAAAACGCAAGGACTAGACAAAGAACCAAAACTGCCAGTTAAATTAGCTGGACCTCTGCATAAAATCATTACCACTACCAATTTGCATCCTGTTAAG ATTGTGTTGCTAGTGAAAGAGAATCCTCTGCTGGCAGAAACTGAAGCACTGCAGAAATGCTACAGAGTGTTGGATCTGATCTGTGAGAAGTGCATGAAGCAGAGAGATATGAATGAAGTCCTGGCAGTGAAAATGCACTACATCAGTTGTATTTTCCAAAAATGTATCCTCTTCCTTAAAGAGCGAGAGGATAAACTGGATGGATTAATAAAAAG CCTTCTAAAAGGGAGAGATACAGATGGTTTTCCAGTTTATCAAGAGAAGCTTATCCGAGAGTGCATTCGAAAATTTCCTTACTGTGAAGCTACCTTGCTCCAGCAGCTTGTGAGAAGCATTGCTCCAGTTGAAATT GGCTCTGATCCTACAGCTTTTTCTGTACTTACACAAGCCATCACTGGTCAAGTGGGCTTTGTGGAGGCTGAATTTTGTACAACATGTGGGGAAAAGGGTGCAGCCAAAAGATGTTCAGTATGCAAAATG GTGATCTACTGTGATCAGAGCTGCCAGAAAATGCATTGGTTTACACACAAGAAAACATGCAAGACACTAAAGGAGGCCCATGAGAAGCAGGAATTGGAAGCTGCGAAAGAGAAAAAGCAACAGGACCAAGAGCAAAAGAGAG AGGAGGCACAAGCAGCGGAATCTAATTCAACAAGTCAAGAACAGTTAGTCTCTGAATCTGAAGATATTAAAGGAATTGAACTGAAAAGTGCAGATGACAGAACGGAGGATGCCATTTCTAACAAGGAGATGCCTGTTTCATTTCCTCAGACTAATTTAGATGACATTGCTATTGAAAAAGCTCAGAAATCTGAAGAGTAA